One part of the Tissierellales bacterium genome encodes these proteins:
- a CDS encoding isochorismatase family cysteine hydrolase, protein MKALLIIDMLKDFIDEDGALTTGQSGKEIVSFINQKTKEFREKNYPIIYICDNHEKDDKEFDMFPPHCIAGTKGSEIIDELKVKEEDKVIKKRRYSSFFGTDLDLYLREKGVDEIYLVGVNTNICVLYTAADGRNINYKVNIYEDGVASFDEEAHNFALKEAKNTLGCNII, encoded by the coding sequence ATGAAGGCTTTGTTAATAATTGATATGTTGAAAGATTTTATTGATGAGGATGGAGCATTAACTACTGGCCAGTCAGGTAAAGAAATAGTCAGTTTCATAAATCAAAAGACTAAAGAGTTTAGAGAAAAAAATTATCCAATAATCTATATATGTGATAACCATGAAAAAGATGATAAGGAATTTGATATGTTTCCACCTCACTGTATAGCAGGAACGAAGGGTAGTGAAATAATTGATGAATTAAAGGTTAAAGAAGAGGATAAAGTTATTAAAAAAAGACGTTATAGTTCATTCTTTGGTACTGATTTAGATCTTTATTTAAGAGAAAAAGGAGTAGATGAAATATATCTAGTAGGGGTCAACACTAATATTTGTGTCCTTTACACAGCTGCTGATGGAAGAAATATAAATTATAAAGTAAATATATATGAAGATGGAGTAGCCTCTTTTGATGAAGAAGCTCATAATTTTGCATTAAAAGAAGCTAAAAATACTTTAGGATGTAATATAATATAA